The Phaeocystidibacter marisrubri genomic interval GCGCGAAAGTAGGAAAAAGCTGTGAATATTTACCCCTTTGCCTAAAGATGGTAATCACAATTTAATATCAAGAGACCAAGCAGTTGAGCGTATGTAAGATCAGATTCTCCATAGCTCCTTTGGGATCGTCGTGGAATTCTCCATTCATTCGATTAGCGAGCAGCACGGAAATACTCACAGCTCGATGCCCTAGTAATTCTGCCAATCCATACAATCCCGCTGTTTCCATTTCCAAATTGGTCAGCCGACTCCCGTCTTCCAACTCAAATTCTGCAAACTTGTGGAAGATATCTGCAGTAGGATTACCGATGCGAAGCGCGCGGCCTTGCGGGGCATAGAACCCAGGCATGGTGAGTGTATGTCCCCGTTTATAATCCGTCTCTGGAAATACTTCAGATAGAGATGTTGATGCTGCAGCCCGATAAGGAAGAGGTAATCTGCCGATGTACTTCTGTAAGTCTTCAGCAGCTTCTTGCGAAGTATTCAGTTCCGAATAAAAATGTAACAAATCATCATATCCAAAGGCGGAAGAAGAGAGAAGCCACGTACCTAAGGGGATGTCGGATTGAAGGGCTCCTGAAGTTCCGATTCGTACAAAATCAAGTGAAGTCAATTCAGATTTCGGCATCCGAGCATTTAGGTCGATATTGACAAGAGCGTCCAATTCATTGAGGACGATATCGACATTATCGGTACCGATACCCGTAGAAATAACTGTGATTCGCTTTCCTTTATAGGTCCCCGTGTGAGTGACGAACTCGCGGTTTTCACGCACTAACTCAATCGCGTCGAAGTGTTTAGAGACTTCGCCCACGCGATGAGGGTCGCCTACGGTTATAATAGTTGTAGAGATATCCTCTGGTAAGAGGTTCAGATGATAGACACTGCCATCGGAATTTAGAATCAATTCGGAAGGCCCAAGCATATTTCGTTTCACTGTCCGAAAATACGTATTCCGTTCATGGGTAAAAAGTTCTACATTTGGTTTCAAGTTCAAACTAGTCTTCACAATTATGACTCAAACCACCAATCGTATCCTCGTGCCAGTTGGATTTTCAGAACAATCCATTCTCGCACTAGACCATGCCGTTATTTATGCCAAGAAAACGCAAGCTGAAATTGTACTTCTTTCTGTGATGGAAGATGCAGGTCTGTTTGCACGTCTTTTCAGTAGTGAGGCAGAAAAGCAAATGGAAAGATTGAAGGAAGAGACACTCAAGCAACTAGATGAATTGATCGAAAAGCACAAGTCTGAAGGCATTCGTATGTCGCACATGACCGCTTCTGGATCTGTGCACGAAGAGATTGCTGAGGTAGCCAAAATGCTAGATGTTACTCTTGTGGTGATGGGTACCAACGGTAAGCCAGGTAACTTCAAGAAATCTACACTGGGATCGAACGCTTATCGAGTAGTCAATAACGTTAAGCCACCTGTTATTACAGTAAATGGTGGGGTTGCGCCAGCAGAACCGAAGAAGATCATTTTCCCAATTGTATTGGACAGAAGATCTCGTGAAAAAGTGGGAACTGCTCTTCATTATGCACGTCTTTTCGGTTCTGAAATTCAGATTGTAGGTGTTTCTAGATCGAAAGAAGAAGCTCAGAAACTTCAAGTGAGCCTCAAGCAAACCATGACATTTATTGCGGAAGCTGGTATTAAAGTCGCGGGTGAGGTAATTCGCGAAGAAGGTAAGAGCGTGGCAGAAGCGACGTTGAACTATGCCGATTCTCAAAATGGTGATATGATCATCATCATGGAGGAAGGTGAACAAGGAAAAGGCCTTCGCATTTTCAGCAATGATGTAGAGAAGATCATCTACAACGCGAATATGCCCGTAATGTCTGTTACTCCATCGAAAGTGATGTACGAAAATCAGTTCCAGAATCTGTAAAAGCAACAGGTTTTAGAGTGATAGAATAGATATAGAAGTAAAGCCCCATCAACACGGTTGGTGGGGCTTTTTCGTATCTGAGCTTAGGCTTGGAGTGATAAGACCGGCAAAGACTGAGTGTAAATGTTGTCGCTCGCAATTTGTTGCATCACGTATTCCATGGTTGTAAGTATCAACTCAAGATGGCGATAGAAGCGGGGTAATTTAAATGATGAACGACTTCCCGTAATCCCCATACAAGCAGAGGTGTTGGTACATTCCTTTTCTGTAATCGCAATATCAGCCGTTTTGACATGATAGGTGATAATGGAGTCGCAGTCATGTGCGCCAGGGGGTGGTATCTCTATAGGCTCCCAGTTCTGTTACGGTCATGGCAATGCATGTGAGTGTATACAACAGAAGGTCGCCCTAGGGACGACCTTCATTGATACTTTTAAAAGGAAAGAAGATAAACTAGCTCTCTTCCGTTTCATTCGATTCTTGTAATTGACGTGTGAAATACATCAATACAGCGAGCGCAACGAATAGAATGATAGAGCCTGCGATGAGGGCTAGATCTTCAAGTTGCATCACGATAAAAATGAATCCATAAGTGATTACTAGCGTACCTGCGAGTGCACTTACCGGACCTCTCTTCTTATAGATTCCTTTAGCATACCACGAAATCAGGGCGGTAGTCATTAAGGCAGCAATCGCATAAGCCAATGTGAATCCAATTTGCTCCGCAAAGGAAACAAGGAGGAGGTAGAAGACGACGAGGCCAATGCCCACCATGATATATTGCACACTGTGAACGCGCAGTTTTACAACCAACTGAATCAGCAAGAATACCACAAAAGTGAGTGAGATGATGAGAATCCCATACTTGGCAGCACGAAAACTCATTGCATAGTGGTCTACGGGCTGCATAAATTCAACTCCAAAGTTGCTACTGAGTAGTGAATAATCCTTGTTCAGAAAGACTTGAGGATATTCACGGTTGATTTCAAGAACTCTCCATTTACCGGATGAGCCTTCAGAACTGATTTGAGGTTCTTCGGAAGTCACGAAAGCTCCTTCATAATGCGGATGAGGCCAGTCTGATACGATGGTAGCTTGTGTTGTGGATCCTAATGGCAGTAGGTGTAGTCTGCTAGTTCCATTTAACTCTATGCTTCCAGAAAAGCGAATGGGTTTATTCAGACTATCAATAACGATAGGGGAAGAGAGATTGATTCCGGGAAGGACACTTGTAGAGCGCACGGAACTCAGTTTGTACGTCTTGTTGTCAATGGTCAGTTTTGCATTTGAAGCCAGACCTTTCACATCCGAAATGTGAAGAATTACGCGCGCATTGGCGTAGTCATATTCATATTGCGAAGGAAGTTTATTCTCGATGTCTTCCACCTCGATTGAACCTGTGAACTCAATGGTTGATCGATAAACTGGGACCTCGTAAATCCCTCTTTTCTTGGTTTCGGTAGAGACATTTACATTGTAATTTAATTCGAGAGGAAGTACTTGCAAGTTTCCATTTTGTCGATTGGATCCTGGTAAATGAGCAGGAATAACCAGCATTGGACCCGCAAACGTTTGTGAATCTCCCCATTTGTAGCTTACCTCATTAATGGCAGAGGCAGAACGATCTTCTCGTTCAGAAATGATGCCTTTGACCAATTCAAGGGGAATGAGGAGGATGAGAGTGAGTACGGCCACTAGTGCGACCCGATAGGTAAGTGATTCGCGCATCCAGTTGAGAAGCGACTTCATGTTTGAAGATGACATAGGCTTGTTGTTGAAATTGCCAATCAAACGCTACCATGTTCGGATAACTTGTGCAAAGAGAGTACCTTTAACCTACTTTTATACACCTCTCGTCTAGAGGGAGGACTACCTTCAACTGAATGTCGCATCTGCGACGAACAATTCGCTGAAACGCCTTCACTATGAAAACTCTTGGCATCATCCCAGCTCGCTATGACTCCACACGTTTCCCTGGAAAACCCCTTGTTGATTTGGAGGGTAAAACCATGATTCGAAGAGTTTATGAACGGGCATCGCAAGGAGTAGATGTGGCCGTTGTTGCTACTGATGATGCGAGAATTGAAAGTGAAGTAAAGCGTTTTGGAGGTAATGTTGTGATGACAGCTAAGCATCATTCTACAGGAACTAATCGCTGTTTAGAGGCTTTTGATATTTGGACGGAGAAGTCAGGTGATACGTATGATATCATAGTCAATGTTCAAGGAGACGAACCACTTTTGGATCCGGCAAGTCTTCGTACCATCATCCAACCTTTTACCGATATGGAATGCGAGATGGCCACGTTGGTCACCCATGTCACGAATGCCGCCGATTTGGAAAGTTCAAACAATGTGTTTGTCACCTTAGATCAGAATGGAAAGGCCCTTTATTTTAGTCGTCATCCCATTCCATTTGTTCGTGGCTATGATCGTTCTGAATGGTTGAAACGCGCTGATTTTTATCGTCATATAGGTCTGTATGCTTTTCGTCCTTGTGCCCTTCGCTCCTTTGCATCGATGGCCATGGGCGAATTGGAAAAAGCAGAGTCTTTGGAACAGTTGCGCTGGTTAGAAAGTGGCAGAGCTCTGTACTGTGGAATTGTGAATGAAATTTCCGTAAGTGTAGACACTCCCGAGGATGCAGATGCCGTGAGAGCTTTGCTCAATTTGTAGCGACTTGTTCGTCAGAACAATTGGTTCTATCTTACAGAAAGTAAAGATAGAATCCTTGTGACAAATTGTTTGCTATGACGACTTCCACGGATACGTTTGAAAATCTCAAAGCGGGAGATCAACACTACAAAGCGTATGTTGGTCCTCCTTTGAAATATGACCTCGTAGGTGCGATGCAATTCAAGTTGCTCACTTCCCTTGGACTGAGAGATTCGCACAAACTTTTGGATATTGGTTGTGGTTCGCTTCGAGCGGGTAAGCTCTTCATTCCCTATCTGAGAAAGGGGAATTATTACGGCATAGAACCCAATTCTTGGTTGGTGGAAGAGGGAATCGCAAATGAGTTGGGTAAGGAGTTGATTCGCATCAAAAAGCCACTGTTCAATTCTTCGGATTCTTTCGAAATGAGTTCCTTTCGAACCACTTTCGATTTCATGATTGCTCAATCTATTTTTTCGCATACCTCAGTTTCTCAAATCAAACAGTGTTTTGCAGAAGCGTCAAGAGCATTGCATTTCTCTGGGATTTTTGCTGCCACTTTTGTTTTGGGAGATGAAAATTACGAAGGAGATGAATGGGTGTATCCAGGCTGCGTAACCTTCACAGAGAAGTACATTCGTGAGTTAGCAAGAGAATTTGGCTTTGGAGCGATTAAAACCGATTGGTATCATCCCAATGGACAAACCTGGTTTGTAATTTTTCACGAAGGGAATAGAGCTGGTGTGGAGGATGTAGTTCGCAAGCTACACACAGCAAATAAGTTGACGAAAGAAAAAATGCCAATACCTCAAGTGAAGCATTGGCATTATTCCTGGTACGGCAGAATCTACCGCAAAATTATTTGGCTATCATGGGCCAAGTGGAGGGCTTAGGGATTACAATCCGAAAGCTTTGACGATATCGTCTACTCGATCCTCTTTTTCCCAAGTAAAGAGTTCAACTTCAACTTCCTTCACTTCAGGACCTCCGCCATCTGGGCGTTCAAAGCGCTTGGTAACAACTTGAGGTTTTCTTCCCATGTGTCCATAAGCTGCAGTTTCGCTGTAGATCGGATTTCTGAGTTTGAGATTCTTCTCAATCAATCCCGGACGTAGGTCGAAGAGCTCTTGAACCTTCTTAGCGATTTCGCCATCGGTCATGTTCACTTTAGCCGTTCCATACGTATCCACAAACACTCCGGTAGGTTCTACAACACCAATGGCGTAAGACACCTGCACAAGCATTTGATCGGCAACTCCAGCAGCCACCATGTTCTTGGCGATGTGACGTGCGGCGTACGCTGCAGAGCGGTCTACTTTACTCGGATCCTTACCTGAGAATGCGCCTCCACCGTGGGCACCTTTACCGCCGTAAGTATCAACAATAATCTTACGACCAGTAAGACCTGCATCACCATGTGGACCTCCAATTACGAAGTTTCCAGTAGGGTTGATGTGGTAGGTGATATCGTCGTTGAATAGGGCCTGAATATATTCTGGCAACTGAGCTTTTACTCGAGGAATCAACGTGTTGATAATAGACTGTTTGATTTCCTCTTGCGAAACGTCCTCATCGTGCTGTGTACTTACTACAATGGTCACGATGCGTTGCGGTTGATGATCGTCGCTGTACTCCAAAGTAACTTGCGCTTTTGCATCAGGACGCAACCATTTAATGTCCGTCATTTCCCTGCGAATCGCTGCAAGTTCACGAAGCAAACGGTGACTCAAATCAAGAGCCAAAGGCATGTAATTTTCGGTTTCGTTGGTTGCGTAGCCGAACATCATGCCTTGATCACCAGCGCCTTGTTCTTCCAAAGCACCTCTGTCTACACCTTGGTTGATGTCGGATGACTGCTCGTGAAGTGAAGACAAAACTCCACAACTATTGGCTTCAAACATGTATGCGCTCTTGGTGTATCCAATATTGGAAATCACCTCGCGTACTACTTTTTGAACGTCGATGTACGTTTCACTTTTAATTTCTCCAGCAAGAACCACTTGACCTGTAGTAACAAGCGTTTCACAAGCTACTTTGGAATGGGGGTCGAATGCTAAGAAATTATCGAGGATGGCATCGCTAATTTGGTCAGCGATTTTATCTGGGTGCCCTTCAGAAACGGACTCGGAAGTGAAGAGATAACTCATATTCTCCGGTGCATTTTTTGCGATTAATTGAAATCGTGGGGAAGTTGACCGAGAAGATGCCGAGGTAGTGCAGATGCACTGCTTTAGCATTTTTTAAAGTGGTTGCAATCAGTCAAATCTTTCCACGTATGTGGACAAATGTAGCGCATGAGTTTGAGCGGTGCAAGGAGGGAAGAATCTTTAGTCTTGTGTTAGGACTTTACCGTTCCTCCATCTCTTGAACTTCTGCAATGAACTCACGTTCCCAAGTAGTAAGTTGAATATCATCCATCTTCAAATTTGGATTCGGGATATACCATCCAAATTGTGAGAAATATTCTTGTAAGTCCGGACTTGAAAAGACGTATCCGTGCTGAGCGTAAATCGTGTTTCTCTTGATTCGGAGCTCAGATTTAGAGTAGGAGGAAGGGTCTCCGAAAAGAGATGTGGTAATGACTTCCCCCGATTGGATTTTTTCAGCGTAAACTGGATAAGAAATGAAGGAATTTCTATTGATGATTCCGAAATGGATATTCTTGGTGGGGTTGAAATCGTGAACTGAAATCTTCAAGAATCCCGATAGAATTCGTACCATTTTAGAAGTGTCTGGTGGGTCATAACCAAACTTTTCATCCGTGACTATTCCAGTCCCAATGATGGACCAATCGGCGTTTTCTCCAAAAATATCGTTGACATAAAAGAACTGATTATCACCTAAGTCGAAGTTCATCTCTAGCTTTCGAATTTTTCCACCTGCCCATTTGCTCCCTGTGGTAAGAATATAATCGTACATCTCTTCCATATATACTGATGAACTCGCGCGAAATGAGTAGCTGTGATTGATCTTATTGACCCCAGGAGCAAACGTAATCTCAAACAGGTAAACGTAAACACCTGAATACAAATCACTTGATTTAATATCTGAAACCCTTTGAAGTACACAATCCTCACATTCTGCAATCATCAATCGGTAGGGAAGAACAGCCCCTTGAGACATGATGGTAAAATTCTGAATCGGATTGTATTCCTGAATGTTA includes:
- the metK gene encoding methionine adenosyltransferase codes for the protein MSYLFTSESVSEGHPDKIADQISDAILDNFLAFDPHSKVACETLVTTGQVVLAGEIKSETYIDVQKVVREVISNIGYTKSAYMFEANSCGVLSSLHEQSSDINQGVDRGALEEQGAGDQGMMFGYATNETENYMPLALDLSHRLLRELAAIRREMTDIKWLRPDAKAQVTLEYSDDHQPQRIVTIVVSTQHDEDVSQEEIKQSIINTLIPRVKAQLPEYIQALFNDDITYHINPTGNFVIGGPHGDAGLTGRKIIVDTYGGKGAHGGGAFSGKDPSKVDRSAAYAARHIAKNMVAAGVADQMLVQVSYAIGVVEPTGVFVDTYGTAKVNMTDGEIAKKVQELFDLRPGLIEKNLKLRNPIYSETAAYGHMGRKPQVVTKRFERPDGGGPEVKEVEVELFTWEKEDRVDDIVKAFGL
- a CDS encoding methyltransferase domain-containing protein codes for the protein MTTSTDTFENLKAGDQHYKAYVGPPLKYDLVGAMQFKLLTSLGLRDSHKLLDIGCGSLRAGKLFIPYLRKGNYYGIEPNSWLVEEGIANELGKELIRIKKPLFNSSDSFEMSSFRTTFDFMIAQSIFSHTSVSQIKQCFAEASRALHFSGIFAATFVLGDENYEGDEWVYPGCVTFTEKYIRELAREFGFGAIKTDWYHPNGQTWFVIFHEGNRAGVEDVVRKLHTANKLTKEKMPIPQVKHWHYSWYGRIYRKIIWLSWAKWRA
- the creD gene encoding cell envelope integrity protein CreD, which produces MSSSNMKSLLNWMRESLTYRVALVAVLTLILLIPLELVKGIISEREDRSASAINEVSYKWGDSQTFAGPMLVIPAHLPGSNRQNGNLQVLPLELNYNVNVSTETKKRGIYEVPVYRSTIEFTGSIEVEDIENKLPSQYEYDYANARVILHISDVKGLASNAKLTIDNKTYKLSSVRSTSVLPGINLSSPIVIDSLNKPIRFSGSIELNGTSRLHLLPLGSTTQATIVSDWPHPHYEGAFVTSEEPQISSEGSSGKWRVLEINREYPQVFLNKDYSLLSSNFGVEFMQPVDHYAMSFRAAKYGILIISLTFVVFLLIQLVVKLRVHSVQYIMVGIGLVVFYLLLVSFAEQIGFTLAYAIAALMTTALISWYAKGIYKKRGPVSALAGTLVITYGFIFIVMQLEDLALIAGSIILFVALAVLMYFTRQLQESNETEES
- a CDS encoding YARHG domain-containing protein, coding for MKYFFPLLFLLVFPFMAIANDGVYWSSGGVIYPIQESRITLDKEILTFKVDEDLAHVNIEFTFINLDESPKTLLVGFQAPFPSGDVQFNIQEYNPIQNFTIMSQGAVLPYRLMIAECEDCVLQRVSDIKSSDLYSGVYVYLFEITFAPGVNKINHSYSFRASSSVYMEEMYDYILTTGSKWAGGKIRKLEMNFDLGDNQFFYVNDIFGENADWSIIGTGIVTDEKFGYDPPDTSKMVRILSGFLKISVHDFNPTKNIHFGIINRNSFISYPVYAEKIQSGEVITTSLFGDPSSYSKSELRIKRNTIYAQHGYVFSSPDLQEYFSQFGWYIPNPNLKMDDIQLTTWEREFIAEVQEMEER
- the kdsB gene encoding 3-deoxy-manno-octulosonate cytidylyltransferase, translated to MKTLGIIPARYDSTRFPGKPLVDLEGKTMIRRVYERASQGVDVAVVATDDARIESEVKRFGGNVVMTAKHHSTGTNRCLEAFDIWTEKSGDTYDIIVNVQGDEPLLDPASLRTIIQPFTDMECEMATLVTHVTNAADLESSNNVFVTLDQNGKALYFSRHPIPFVRGYDRSEWLKRADFYRHIGLYAFRPCALRSFASMAMGELEKAESLEQLRWLESGRALYCGIVNEISVSVDTPEDADAVRALLNL
- a CDS encoding nucleoside phosphorylase codes for the protein MKRNMLGPSELILNSDGSVYHLNLLPEDISTTIITVGDPHRVGEVSKHFDAIELVRENREFVTHTGTYKGKRITVISTGIGTDNVDIVLNELDALVNIDLNARMPKSELTSLDFVRIGTSGALQSDIPLGTWLLSSSAFGYDDLLHFYSELNTSQEAAEDLQKYIGRLPLPYRAAASTSLSEVFPETDYKRGHTLTMPGFYAPQGRALRIGNPTADIFHKFAEFELEDGSRLTNLEMETAGLYGLAELLGHRAVSISVLLANRMNGEFHDDPKGAMENLILHTLNCLVS
- a CDS encoding universal stress protein is translated as MTQTTNRILVPVGFSEQSILALDHAVIYAKKTQAEIVLLSVMEDAGLFARLFSSEAEKQMERLKEETLKQLDELIEKHKSEGIRMSHMTASGSVHEEIAEVAKMLDVTLVVMGTNGKPGNFKKSTLGSNAYRVVNNVKPPVITVNGGVAPAEPKKIIFPIVLDRRSREKVGTALHYARLFGSEIQIVGVSRSKEEAQKLQVSLKQTMTFIAEAGIKVAGEVIREEGKSVAEATLNYADSQNGDMIIIMEEGEQGKGLRIFSNDVEKIIYNANMPVMSVTPSKVMYENQFQNL